The Lonsdalea populi genome window below encodes:
- a CDS encoding LysR family transcriptional regulator has translation MESLKGMTAFVSAAELLSYAGAGRVLGVSSSAIAKSIARLENELGVRLFHRTTRSIGLTEEGMVFYDRCKHILDDICDAQAMISSTRLRSKGRLRVSVPQIFGHNLLMPLLPRFLKEYPEIELDIDFEDRVIDIIGEGIDVAVRSGELRDTRLIGHRLGEQHFVVCGSHYYLEKHGCPQTPSDLLKHSCIHFKYPSNGLLAQWSFSSPNTHLNLPRNLIFNNTDAGLRAAIDGLGLAHLPVYVSEPAIKNKSLQPILTEFMVPLGSLSLIWPSNRYLSPKVRDFVDFVIDAVRSNPSIFEPKFV, from the coding sequence ATGGAAAGCCTTAAAGGGATGACTGCGTTTGTTTCTGCCGCCGAACTTCTCAGTTATGCTGGTGCGGGGCGGGTCTTGGGGGTGTCTTCCTCCGCCATCGCCAAAAGTATAGCTAGGCTTGAGAATGAACTGGGGGTTAGACTATTTCATAGAACAACCCGCAGTATTGGGCTGACAGAAGAAGGGATGGTTTTTTATGACCGTTGCAAGCATATTCTTGATGATATATGCGACGCACAAGCCATGATTTCGTCCACTAGGTTGCGCTCTAAGGGCAGACTCCGCGTTAGCGTGCCACAGATTTTCGGCCACAATCTGCTGATGCCATTGTTGCCTCGCTTCCTAAAAGAGTATCCAGAAATCGAACTTGATATCGATTTCGAGGACCGTGTGATTGATATCATTGGCGAAGGAATAGATGTTGCTGTCAGAAGTGGCGAGCTCAGAGATACAAGATTGATTGGTCATCGGCTCGGAGAACAGCATTTCGTCGTTTGTGGTTCCCACTATTATTTAGAAAAACATGGTTGCCCCCAAACTCCCAGCGACCTTCTCAAACATAGTTGTATCCACTTTAAATACCCCTCAAATGGTCTTCTTGCCCAATGGTCGTTTTCATCGCCGAATACCCACCTAAATCTCCCCCGTAATCTTATCTTCAACAATACGGATGCCGGGTTGCGTGCTGCGATTGATGGTCTTGGTCTTGCTCATCTGCCTGTGTATGTATCAGAACCCGCAATTAAAAATAAGTCACTGCAACCCATACTCACCGAGTTCATGGTACCACTCGGCTCGTTATCACTTATCTGGCCATCTAATCGGTATCTGTCTCCCAAAGTCCGAGATTTTGTTGATTTCGTCATTGATGCCGTGCGTTCCAACCCGTCAATTTTCGAGCCAAAATTTGTTTAA
- a CDS encoding inosine/xanthosine triphosphatase: MRNKCVTILLSSENEAKISSVRKVCTELFPNFSLYHYNVTSGISETPEDDDEAIKGCHNRVENVEKETSSIHADYIIALEGLINKCEFGTFIYGWAVIKETRINKYYYGCSGKVMLPSDITSKLSKNVKLSDLVLDLYPQFSDDDLKKLGTNGVLTYGLYTRVQEFETALKCAFGSLVVQRGGPIWSS, encoded by the coding sequence ATGCGCAATAAATGTGTGACGATATTACTCAGTTCTGAAAATGAAGCCAAGATTTCATCTGTAAGAAAAGTATGCACTGAACTCTTCCCGAATTTCAGCCTTTATCATTACAACGTCACCTCAGGAATAAGTGAAACACCTGAAGATGATGATGAAGCGATAAAAGGATGTCATAACCGTGTTGAAAATGTAGAAAAAGAAACATCTTCAATACATGCGGATTATATCATAGCCCTCGAAGGGCTTATTAATAAATGTGAATTTGGAACTTTTATCTATGGATGGGCTGTTATAAAGGAGACGAGGATAAATAAATATTATTATGGTTGCAGTGGAAAGGTGATGCTTCCATCTGACATTACCTCCAAGCTCTCGAAAAATGTAAAACTATCAGACCTGGTTCTGGATTTATATCCACAATTTAGCGATGACGATTTGAAAAAACTAGGGACGAATGGGGTTCTCACTTATGGTCTTTATACACGAGTTCAAGAATTTGAGACTGCATTGAAATGCGCATTTGGTTCTCTGGTAGTACAAAGAGGGGGGCCAATATGGTCAAGCTAG
- a CDS encoding thymidylate synthase, which yields MISFIEEDRMKWVDEFSTIFGNSVDELVKNGVYHILTSGEKISSRAGSALQAYGVNYVLRNPRNRLHNLRSGAVKYLTREFLAYFSGKLKAEEGLAKASKFWMTLIDEDGNVNSNYGYYVFYEPVKKYVNQYNWAKSVLLNNNDSRRAIININQNYHKSETKDFPCTIGIQFYIRENHLFCEVMSRSTDVITGLPYDMGFFSFLHELMWKDLTESGIPNLMLGNTVMKTTFTQIYDKSLSKANSVAESILSNEHSEMPIIESARETLVDILTGSKNTYLLQWIDQHAQ from the coding sequence ATGATTTCTTTCATTGAAGAAGATAGAATGAAATGGGTAGATGAATTTTCAACAATTTTTGGAAATTCGGTTGATGAGTTAGTTAAAAATGGTGTGTACCATATTCTTACATCAGGTGAGAAAATATCTTCCAGAGCTGGGAGCGCGCTTCAGGCATATGGCGTCAACTATGTTCTGAGGAATCCAAGAAATCGCTTGCATAATCTTAGGAGTGGGGCGGTAAAATATCTCACCAGAGAGTTTTTAGCCTATTTTAGCGGAAAATTGAAAGCCGAGGAAGGATTGGCTAAAGCATCTAAATTCTGGATGACGCTGATAGATGAAGATGGAAATGTCAATTCTAATTATGGATATTATGTTTTTTATGAACCCGTCAAAAAATATGTCAATCAATATAACTGGGCTAAAAGTGTTTTATTGAATAACAATGACTCAAGACGTGCGATAATAAATATAAACCAGAATTACCATAAGTCTGAAACCAAGGATTTTCCTTGTACTATAGGAATTCAATTTTACATCAGAGAAAATCATCTATTTTGCGAGGTTATGTCAAGAAGCACTGATGTGATTACAGGGCTTCCTTATGATATGGGTTTCTTTTCCTTCCTGCATGAATTAATGTGGAAGGATCTGACTGAAAGTGGTATCCCAAATCTTATGTTAGGGAACACGGTAATGAAAACGACGTTTACGCAAATTTATGACAAATCATTATCTAAAGCTAACAGCGTAGCTGAAAGTATTCTTTCAAACGAGCATAGCGAGATGCCCATTATTGAGTCAGCACGTGAAACGTTAGTTGACATTCTAACGGGAAGTAAAAACACCTATCTTCTACAATGGATCGATCAACATGCGCAATAA
- a CDS encoding HAD family hydrolase gives MVKLVIFDIDDTLLDHRAGAMKAISALKQQLAELDYINEKYDFIIFLHAYEKRNHTLWSQFEIGKITISDVLKKRFDYIFDWFDIRTQHKLIFEEVFWENYISNCHLTNNWISLLQKIQSEFHLIICSNGMKEIQLKKLEKHKIITFFDRFYFGDAHPNCKPNIDFFMRILEDFRLRPEQAIMVGDSVENDILPCQKLGIKTLKYDGKTSFKKIYKELSELKNGSKSFI, from the coding sequence ATGGTCAAGCTAGTTATTTTTGATATTGATGACACACTTCTGGATCACCGCGCTGGGGCAATGAAAGCGATATCTGCTTTAAAGCAACAATTAGCTGAACTTGATTATATCAATGAGAAGTATGATTTTATAATATTTCTTCATGCCTACGAGAAGCGCAATCATACGCTATGGTCTCAATTTGAAATCGGCAAGATAACGATAAGCGATGTATTGAAAAAAAGATTTGATTATATATTTGATTGGTTTGATATCAGGACGCAGCATAAGCTGATATTTGAAGAGGTTTTCTGGGAAAATTATATATCAAATTGTCATTTAACAAATAACTGGATTTCTCTTTTACAAAAAATACAGTCTGAGTTCCATTTAATAATTTGCAGCAATGGGATGAAAGAAATTCAGCTTAAAAAGCTCGAGAAGCATAAAATAATAACCTTTTTTGATAGATTTTATTTTGGTGATGCACATCCAAACTGTAAGCCTAACATTGATTTTTTCATGAGAATTCTTGAAGACTTTCGTCTTAGGCCGGAGCAAGCCATCATGGTGGGAGATAGCGTAGAGAATGATATTCTTCCGTGTCAGAAATTAGGAATAAAAACCTTAAAGTATGACGGGAAAACCTCATTTAAAAAAATTTATAAAGAATTATCGGAGTTGAAAAATGGATCAAAATCTTTTATTTAA
- a CDS encoding amidohydrolase family protein, whose translation MDQNLLFKNITYLDSTAMRLFNGDMRVSAGYIIEIGNNIAERSDETVIPSYDFIILPGMVNAHLHPSKEIYGGMLDFSPIDVVLDSVHTNNSLEDSEGQYVASLKSMMSALKKGVTTFGLFTSRIESDIRAAQKIGARAVISYCQNNQWIGSGKSPESKSIEEITCQFFDAEEKYKSSLIVVSPATASELSADDDLIKKLHHIAKKISTKFFVHMHEGAHQVILHHNVYGMSGIERLAKLNVLDSHTTLIHSCHLSEKDKNLLLLGGCNIIHCPVSNSFVGAGTLPLKDLSSMTIGLGTDAAMVNPVNDITFDALMSVYHHGDKDFAKKVSATYILKVLTEGGANSLGLSQTGRIEAGFKADLIFYDRKLINSGYINTPISILKMLNHESPCKVMINGKTIIDNTTFIDSTLFDNESQYSAIREMIKL comes from the coding sequence ATGGATCAAAATCTTTTATTTAAAAATATAACGTATCTTGATTCCACGGCTATGCGTCTATTCAACGGTGACATGAGAGTATCTGCGGGTTATATTATCGAAATCGGTAATAACATTGCAGAAAGAAGCGATGAAACAGTTATCCCTTCATATGATTTCATTATATTACCTGGAATGGTTAATGCTCATCTCCACCCAAGCAAAGAAATATATGGTGGAATGCTAGACTTTTCGCCGATTGATGTTGTGCTTGACTCCGTGCACACAAACAACAGTCTCGAAGATTCTGAGGGACAATATGTCGCATCGCTAAAGTCTATGATGTCAGCGTTGAAAAAAGGGGTAACAACGTTCGGCTTATTCACCAGCAGAATTGAGAGTGATATCCGAGCTGCTCAAAAAATTGGGGCACGTGCGGTAATTAGCTATTGTCAAAATAACCAATGGATTGGTAGTGGCAAAAGTCCTGAGAGTAAAAGTATTGAGGAGATCACTTGTCAGTTCTTTGACGCTGAAGAAAAATACAAATCAAGTCTTATTGTTGTTTCTCCAGCGACAGCTTCTGAATTATCTGCAGATGATGATTTAATCAAGAAATTGCATCATATTGCTAAAAAAATTAGCACTAAATTTTTCGTTCACATGCACGAAGGTGCGCATCAAGTCATTTTACATCATAACGTATATGGCATGAGTGGTATTGAACGTTTAGCGAAACTGAATGTATTAGATAGCCACACGACGCTTATTCATAGCTGCCATTTGTCAGAAAAGGATAAAAACTTACTCCTCCTTGGTGGTTGTAATATCATCCATTGCCCCGTCAGCAACAGTTTCGTTGGCGCAGGAACGTTACCATTGAAAGATCTCTCATCAATGACGATTGGATTAGGGACTGATGCCGCAATGGTGAATCCTGTCAACGATATAACTTTTGATGCGCTTATGTCTGTTTATCATCACGGCGACAAAGATTTCGCAAAAAAGGTCAGTGCTACTTATATTTTAAAAGTACTTACCGAAGGCGGTGCAAATTCATTAGGACTCTCTCAAACAGGTAGGATAGAAGCGGGTTTTAAGGCTGACTTGATATTCTACGATAGAAAATTAATAAATTCTGGATATATAAACACCCCCATTTCAATATTGAAAATGTTAAACCACGAATCACCCTGTAAGGTGATGATTAATGGAAAAACCATTATCGATAATACAACCTTCATAGATTCAACATTATTTGATAATGAGAGTCAGTATTCTGCCATTAGAGAGATGATTAAATTATGA